The Glutamicibacter mishrai DNA window GTTCCAGATCAACCCGATCTGGAACTACGGACCATACGACCCATCCCCTGTTTCGGCTGGTACCCAGCCTGACTGGTACATCGGTTTCGTTGATGGCGCCCTGCGTTTGATGCCAGGTGTTCTTGGCAACTTCAGCTTCGAGTGGAACATTCCATTCCCATGGGGCACCAACACCCTGGTTCTCTCGGTTCTGCTCCCAGCCCTGGTTCCTGCAGGCGCACTGTTCGCAGTCATGTTCGCATGGCCATGGATCGAGCGTTGGGTGACCAAGGACAACCGCGAGCACCACTTGCTGGATCGTCCGCGTAACGCGCCATTCCGTACCGCTATGGGTGTTGCCGGCGTGATCTTCTACAGCGTGATGTGGGCAGCTGCATCCTCTGACTTGATCGCGACGCACTTCCACGTGGCACTGAATGACGTCACCTACTGGTTGCGTGCACTGTTCTTCCTCGGCCCAATCCTGGGCTTCTGGTTGACCCGCCGCATCTGCCTGTCGCTGCAGCGCAAGGATCGCGAGATCGTGCTGCACGGCCGCGAAGCCGGCATCATCCAGATGTCGCCAGAAGGTGGCTTCACCGAGAAGCACGAAGAGGTCGACGTTTACAAGCGCTACCTCTTGACCAACTTCGAGGATCGCCAGTACATCCCAGCAGAGCCTGACGCCGCTGGCCACATCTCCGGTTCGGAGAAGCGCCGCGCAATGATCTCGAAGTTCTTCTTCGAAGATCGCGTCGCCCCGGTAACCCCATCGGAACTGGAAGCAGCACATGCTGCCCACGGTCACCATGAGGTCGAGGGTGACAAGCAGGACTCGATCGAGAAGTAATTCCGATTCGCGTTAGTCACTAGAACAGGGACACACCACGGTGTGTCCCTGTTCTATTTAAGCTGTTGTACGGAGTCTTCAAGCGAACCTACTCCCCTGCGGAATCAGACTCGAACCCATTGCCAATCCTGCGAGGCCCTCACAGGGCCGTGAGAACGCCGAGAGCGCCACTTGTGTTCAAGGAGTGGCCAATGCAGCTCTAAGCTCCCCTATGCGTCGCCAGTGGCGCCGGAAGCGTCGATGAGAAAGACGGCCGCTCGCTCTGTGACAACTTCTTTAGATTCGGCAGCACTGTGCACTGCGCACAGAACAGCCAATGATGCCTAGAAGACCAGGAGCATCGGACCGGACGCCCAATATTGGGTATGCCGACGCGGCGATTCATATCAGGCTGGTGGAAGATGCCTGCCAAGAAACGGGACAGTTGAAACTGGAATCCTGTCCTCACTGTCCCATAGGTGCAACTAGGGAACGCCACGCCGAAACCGAATCGGTCCAACAGTGCCCGCCAACTTGAAACTAGTATCTGTCCGTCTGGACTGCCTGCGGAGCTGCTGCCATGCTGGCGTGGTCCTAAAAGGCCTCTGTGTAGCGCGGTGTACGAGTGCCAACGCGTTGCAGCGGGACAAAGAGCTTGTAGCGGTCCGAGCGGTAGAGCGAGACAGAGTAGTCGGCCAGCCGTTCGCCGATATAGGCGTAGCGCGTGATCTGCAACAACGGGAACCCTGGTTCAACGCCCAGCAAATGGGCCTGGCTCTTGCTTGCGGCCGTGCTTTCGACCTGATCCTCGCCCCATTCCAGAAGTATGCCGTAGCGCTCGTGTAGGGCTTGGTAGAGCTTGGACGGCGGCTCCGCGTCTACGAAGCCTGGGACCAGATCTGCTGGCATATAGTTCTCGTCCAGGCTCATCGGGGTTCCATCGGCCAGCAGCAGGCGTTTGAACTGCACCACCTGCGTCCCCTCCTCCACCATTAGCTGCAGGGCAAGGTTCGTATTGGCCTTGATTTCGGCAAACTCCAGAACATGCGCGTCCGGCACCATCCCACGGCGCATCATGTCCTCGGAGTAGGAATGCAGCCTGACCCTCAAGTCAAGTTTCTCGGGGACGACAAAAGTGCCGATGCCGACTACGCGCTTGAGCACCTGTTCGTCGACCAACGCGTCTATTGCCTGGCGGATGGTCTTGCGGGCCACCCCGAAATGTTCGGCGAGCTCGCGTTCTGGTGGGAGCTTGTAGCCAGGTTTGCAGGCTTCGCGGGTGTGGGCTTTGAGGATCTCACGGATCTGCCGGTACTTGCTTTGTTTGCTCGCTGGATCAAGATACGCCTCGACCTTGGGCTGGGGTGCGTGGCGCATGGTTGATCTCCTCGGCTGGTACCGGGCCGGCATTTCACTATGGCCCTACTGCTATTAAAAGACTAATGGGGTGACAAGCCAATTGCTTGTCACCCCATTAGGACCACTGCTTAGTGTGCGTGGTCTCCACGGCTGTATTCGTAAACCCAGCCAACCAGACCTACAACGGAAAGTCCTGCTCCGATGTAGAAGACCCACCAGCCAACTGCAATGCCCAAGAAGGCGATTGCAGCGGAACCGGCAAGTACCAGTGGCCACCAGCTCCATGGCGAGAACATTCCGATGTCGCCGGCGTTCTCGTGGATTTCACCGTCGACACGGTCCTCTGGGCGAGGGCCGATGCGCTTGGCGGTGAACAGCAGGTACCACCCAACCATTGCGGACAGGCCTACCAGCATCAGCAATGCCAGGAAGCCAACCCATTCGCTCCAGTTGGTCATGTAACCGTAGATCACGGCGATAGGGGCGAAGAAGAAGACGCCACCCAGGAAGATCCAGGATTCAATTTTCATCTTTACAGGTCCTTCTGATCAGCAGGGCCAAAGATCTTTGCAACCGGAGTTTCTGGGGTAACGCGACCGCTCAGTTCCGGGTGGTGCAGATCCAAAGCTGGACGCTCTGAACGGATGCGAGGAATCGAGTGGAAGTTGTGGCGTGGTGGTGGGCAAGAGGTAGCCCACTCCAGCGAGGCGCCGAAGCCCCATGGATCATCAACTTCAACCTTCTTGCCGTAGCGGAAGGTGATCCATACGTTCCAGAAGAACGGAATCATCGATGCGCCCAAGATGAACGCGAAGACGGTCGAGACCTGGTTCATGGTGGTGAAACCATCTTCAGGCATGTAGTCGGCGTAACGACGCGGCATACCCATGACACCCAGCCAGTGCTGGATCAGGAAGGTTCCGTGGAAGCCAGTGAA harbors:
- a CDS encoding GntR family transcriptional regulator, giving the protein MRHAPQPKVEAYLDPASKQSKYRQIREILKAHTREACKPGYKLPPERELAEHFGVARKTIRQAIDALVDEQVLKRVVGIGTFVVPEKLDLRVRLHSYSEDMMRRGMVPDAHVLEFAEIKANTNLALQLMVEEGTQVVQFKRLLLADGTPMSLDENYMPADLVPGFVDAEPPSKLYQALHERYGILLEWGEDQVESTAASKSQAHLLGVEPGFPLLQITRYAYIGERLADYSVSLYRSDRYKLFVPLQRVGTRTPRYTEAF
- a CDS encoding cytochrome c oxidase subunit 4 produces the protein MKIESWIFLGGVFFFAPIAVIYGYMTNWSEWVGFLALLMLVGLSAMVGWYLLFTAKRIGPRPEDRVDGEIHENAGDIGMFSPWSWWPLVLAGSAAIAFLGIAVGWWVFYIGAGLSVVGLVGWVYEYSRGDHAH